One window of the Eucalyptus grandis isolate ANBG69807.140 chromosome 8, ASM1654582v1, whole genome shotgun sequence genome contains the following:
- the LOC120287388 gene encoding major strawberry allergen Fra a 1-3-like, protein MVELVVLSIPSLAKYTKHKIDTLEVENFYYKYTLIERGIEFDKIEFIVYEVKCTSIDGGCVCKMSNDYHVKEGAELKEDEIKQGKDRAMGLFKIVAEYLLKLKFLSLETVLRCFRALYLRPALEKNIPCEVPDVSI, encoded by the exons ATGGTGGAGTTGGTAGTATTAAGCATACCAAGTTTGGCGAAA TACACTAAGCACAAGATTGACACTCTTGAGGTTGAGAATTTCTACTACAAATATACTTTGATTGAAAGGGGTATCGAGTTCGACAAAATTGAGTTCATTGTCTATGAGGTGAAGTGCACATCAATTGATGGTGGATGCGTTTGCAAGATGAGTAACGACTATCATGTTAAGGAAGGGGCAGAGCTCAAGGAAGATGAAATCAAGCAGGGCAAAGATAGGGCTATGGGATTGTTCAAGATAGTTGCAGAGTACCTCTTG aaattgaagtttttgtCTTTGGAGACCGTTTTGAGGTGTTTCCGGGCCCTGTACcttaggcccgctttggagaaaaaCATCCCCTGCGAAGTTCCCGACGTTTCGATCTGA
- the LOC104417536 gene encoding F-box/kelch-repeat protein At1g57790, producing MSNLTKFTSDWRNLPPDLIRCVAERLDAKEFVILRSVCPSWQSAVEGEYNAKTRVPWLISFSESEYLFWSMSRVEVHRARLPSRVGHLCYQGWMTIAQEAEGPGLKLFNPISRIIIELPGPEMLRRVHKVALSSSPSVSDNSVVMVHVQPDTFAFYHPRKRAWTTRTYLPQSQIMDLIHYKGRFVALDEKCRVITFDPKNKYKPQENRVVLEKFEGWPTFYLVECSGSLLFVVRQKHSSFDPVSSTRFQVCKVDLDGGTWTKAERLGSASIFLSYECSFSVELKAKSRLPGIRANHIYFTDFFGLWDHKILSYSMEDGTIKTHPELMPMLAGTTPRWIQPSLCTNSLGRVNIGMHLINN from the coding sequence ATGTCAAATCTTACTAAGTTTACGTCGGACTGGAGGAATTTGCCCCCAGATCTAATAAGGTGTGTTGCAGAACGGCTAGATGCGAAGGAGTTTGTAATCTTAAGGTCAGTGTGCCCTTCGTGGCAGTCCGCTGTTGAGGGTGAATACAATGCCAAAACAAGAGTCCCTTGGTTAATAAGTTTCTCAGAATCGGAATATCTGTTCTGGAGCATGTCCAGAGTGGAAGTCCACAGAGCACGCTTGCCGAGCAGGGTGGGGCACTTGTGCTACCAAGGATGGATGACAATTGCACAGGAGGCAGAGGGCCCAGGACTCAAATTGTTCAATCCGATTTCGCGCATCATCATCGAACTCCCTGGCCCGGAGATGCTCCGTCGTGTCCATAAGGTCGCCCTATCTTCGAGCCCTTCTGTGTCTGACAACTCTGTAGTTATGGTCCACGTTCAGCCGGACACGTTCGCATTCTATCATCCGAGAAAAAGGGCATGGACAACACGGACATATCTCCCTCAGTCTCAGATCATGGATCTGATACATTACAAGGGCCGATTTGTAGCCTTGGACGAAAAATGTCGGGTAATCACTTTCGACCCAAAGAATAAATATAAACCCCAGGAAAACCGAGTAGTCCTTGAGAAGTTTGAGGGATGGCCGACATTTTATCTCGTGGAATGCTCTGGCTCGTTGTTGTTTGTGGTTCGGCAAAAGCACAGTTCGTTTGACCCGGTCTCGAGTACTAGATTCCAAGTTTGCAAGGTCGATTTGGACGGGGGGACTTGGACGAAGGCAGAAAGGTTGGGGAGCGCATCCATCTTCTTGTCGTACGAGTGCTCGTTCTCAGTGGAGTTAAAAGCAAAGTCTCGCCTTCCTGGGATCAGGGCAAACCACATATACTTCACGGATTTTTTCGGCCTCTGGGATCACAAGATACTCTCCTATAGCATGGAAGATGGAACAATTAAGACACACCCGGAATTGATGCCCATGCTAGCAGGTACCACCCCGCGGTGGATTCAGCCCAGTCTTTGTACAAATAGCCTTGGTCGTGTGAACATTGGGATGCATCTTATcaataattga
- the LOC120286427 gene encoding major strawberry allergen Fra a 1-3-like has product MGVVTYSMEITSAVAPSRMFKALVLDSHNILPKIVPEGIKSVEFIEGDGGVGSIKKTNFGESSHIKYTKHKIEALDAGSFYCKFTMIESDIKFDKIDFITEEVKFVAAGSGCVCKMTSEYHVQEGCELKEEDIKKGKDRAMGLYKAVEEYLVANPDVCA; this is encoded by the exons ATGGGAGTTGTCACCTACTCAATGGAGATCACAAGTGCCGTCGCACCGTCAAGGATGTTCAAGGCTTTGGTCCTTGACTCCCACAATATCCTGCCCAAGATTGTTCCCGAGGGCATCAAAAGCGTTGAGTTCATTGAGGGAGATGGTGGAGTTGGTAGCATCAAGAAAACCAACTTTGGTGAAA GCTCTCACATCAAGTACACAAAGCACAAGATCGAGGCTCTTGATGCAGGTAGCTTTTATTGCAAATTTACCATGATTGAAAGCGATATCAAGTTCGACAAGATCGACTTCATCACAGAGGAAGTGAAATTTGTCGCGGCTGGTAGCGGATGCGTTTGCAAGATGACCAGCGAATATCATGTTCAGGAAGGTTGTGAGCTGAAAGAGGAGGACATCAAGAAGGGTAAAGACAGAGCTATGGGATTGTACAAGGCTGTTGAGGAGTACCTTGTGGCCAATCCTGATGTTTGTGCCTAA
- the LOC120286764 gene encoding major strawberry allergen Fra a 1-3-like, whose translation MGIVTYSMEITSAVAPLRMFKALFLESHDILPKIVPGGIKSIEFIEGDGGVGSIKKTNFGESSHIKYTKHKIEALDAGSFYCKFTMIESDIKFDKIDFVTEEVKFIAVGSGCVCKMTSEYHVQEGCELKEEDIKKGKDRAMGLYKTVEEYLVANPDVCA comes from the exons ATGGGAATCGTCACCTACTCGATGGAGATCACAAGTGCTGTTGCACCGTTGAGGATGTTCAAGGCTTTATTCCTTGAGTCCCATGATATCCTACCGAAGATTGTTCCCGGGGGCATCAAAAGCATTGAGTTCATTGAGGGAGACGGCGGAGTTGGTAGCATCAAGAAAACCAACTTCGGTGAAA GCTCACACATCAAGTACACGAAGCACAAGATCGAGGCTCTTGATGCAGGTAGCTTTTACTGCAAATTTACTATGATCGAAAGTGATATCAAGTTTGACAAGATCGACTTTGTCACGGAAGAAGTGAAATTCATCGCGGTTGGTAGTGGATGTGTTTGTAAGATGACCAGCGAGTACCACGTTCAGGAAGGTTGTGAGTTGAAGGAGGAGGACATCAAGAAGGGTAAAGACAGAGCTATGGGATTGTACAAGACTGTTGAGGAGTACCTTGTGGCCAACCCTGATGTTTGTGCCTAA
- the LOC120286912 gene encoding major strawberry allergen Fra a 1-3-like, with protein MGVITYSQEITSVVAPSRMFKVLFLDSQNMLPKIVPEGIKSIEFIEGDGGVGSIKQTNFGESSHIKYIKHKIDALDASSFYCKYTMIESDIKFDKIDSVVEDVKFVAAGSGCVCKMTSEYHVQEGCELKEEDIKKGKDRAMGLYKAIEECLVANPDVCA; from the exons ATGGGTGTCATCACCTATTCGCAAGAGATCACAAGTGTCGTTGCACCGTCAAGGATGTTCAAGGTTTTGTTCCTTGACTCACAGAATATGCTACCCAAGATTGTTCCTGAGGGCATCAAGAGCATTGAGTTCATCGAGGGAGATGGTGGAGTTGGTAGCATCAAGCAAACCAACTTCGGTGAAA GCTCCCACATCAAGTACATCAAGCACAAGATTGATGCTCTTGACGCTAGCAGCTTTTACTGCAAATATACTATGATTGAAAGTGATATCAAATTTGACAAGATTGACTCGGTAGTGGAAGATGTGAAATTCGTTGCAGCTGGTAGTGGATGTGTCTGCAAGATGACCAGCGAGTACCACGTCCAGGAGGGTTGTGAGCTCAAGGAGGAGGATATCAAGAAGGGTAAAGACAGAGCTATGGGATTGTACAAGGCTATTGAGGAGTGTCTTGTGGCCAATCCCGATGTTTGTGCCTAA